In the Desulfobacterales bacterium genome, ATGGAAAGCGGAGAGCCCGTCGAAAGAATCGCCCGAAGGGGTGAAAGATCATAGGTCTTTCCCGGTAAAACCCCCGTTTTTTTCAGCGCTGAAAGATAACCGGCACTGGTGCCGAATACGGTCACCTTCTCCGTCTGCGCCATTTCCCATAACGCGCCCGAATGGGGGTGAAACGGATTTCCGTCAAAAAGCACGAGCGTCGCGCCCACGGAAAGGGCGCTGGTAAGCCAATTCCACATCATCCAGCCGCAGGTTGTGAAATAGAAAATCGTGTCCCGGCGTTTCAGATCCGTGTGAAGCATCAATTCTTTCATGTGATGAATCAGAATGCCGCCCGCGCATTGAACCATGCATTTGGGTAGCCCCGTCGTTCCGGAGGAATACATGATATAAAGGGGGTGATCGAAGGGAAGCTGGGCAAATGGGATTGCAAGCTCGCTTTGATCGGAAAGAAAGTCGCGATAATGAACCGCATGGGGCACTCGACGGATATCGGCGGACGCTTCCGTGTAGGGTACCACCACCACCTTTTCGATGGAGGGAAGCGCCTTAAGAATGTCGGCAATGCGGCCGAGTGAGTCGATTTTTTTGCCCTTAAAGGAATATCCGTTGGCCGTGAAGAGAATTTTCGGCCGAATCTGACCGAACCGGTCCAGCACGCCTTTAATGCCGAAGTCCGGTGAGCAAGATGACCAAACGGCGCCCATGCTCGTGGCCGCCAGCATGGCAATGATGGCCTGGGGCATGTTCGGCAGGAATCCCACCACCCGATCTCCGGCGACGACGCCGCAGTCCTTCATGGCCTTTGCCAGGCGCGCCACCTCATCATACAAGGCCGCATAGCTCATTCGTGTCGCGGGTTGGTCCTCACCCTTAAAAATAAGGGCGGTTTGATCATCCCGATACCGCAGCAGGTTTTCCGCAAAATTCAACCGGGCTCCCGAAAACCATTTGGCTCCCGGCATTTTCTTGACATCATCGATCACCTGCGTGTAGGGGGTGGAGAAATTGATGGGCGCAAACTCCCAAAAAGTTGCCCAGAAATCGGATATATTCCGTATGGACCAGTCGTAAAGGCCGCTATAATCGGTAAAATGCCGACCGTATTTTTCATTAACGAGGGTCATGAAACGAAACATATTGGTTTGTTTAATTTGATCGGCCGATGGTTGCCATAACAGGGTGTCCATGATCTTTCTCCCTTTTTGATTTTTTCCGTTTGATCTGATGTCCGGGGAAACCCTCATTGTTTATAGCCGATGGTGCGCAGCAGTTGTTTGCGTTTGCCGATATCTTCATCGGTTTCAATACCGGCGGCGGAAAATCCGTCAATGACGCCCATAATGCCGCGCCCCTGTGCGGTTTGCGCAATGATAACTTCCAGCGGGTTTGCCGTGGCGCAGAAGATACGGCACACTTCGGGAACGGCTTTCACGGCGTTGAGCACGTTAATGGGGAAAATATCTTTCATGAACACGATAAAACTGTGACCGGCCGACAGGCTGAACGCATTTTCCCGCGCCAGCGCCACCAGTTCGTCATCGGTTCCCGCGTATCTTACAAGTCGCGCGTCGGAGGCTTCACAAAAGGCGATGCCGAATTTGACACCGGGCACCGCATTGACCATGGCTTCATAAATATCTTCCACTGTCTTGATAAAATGTGATTGACCTAAAATCAGGTTCAATCCTTTCGGGTTGTTGATTGTTACGGTTTTAAGTTCCATGGTGTTTGTCTCCTTTATCCGTTATCCGTTGGCCGCAGGCCATCCCCTGCCGCCCATCTTCAACGCTTATCTTATGCCATATGCCCTTCTTTGGGGACGATACAGATAAAACGAAAGACCCCCTCGCCGATATTCTTGTACTGGTGCAGGCTATCCGCCGGCACATAGGCATAGGCGCCCGCTTCCACCGGCGTGTCCGTACCGTCCATGTGCAGCACCCCTTTGCCTTCTATCACATAATTGATATGCGGCCAGGCATGAACGTGCTTGGGGGTATACCCGTCTTTTCCCAATTCAAGGACGCGCATGACATAATCCCCCCAGCCTTCCTTGGGTCCGATCAGCACTTTCATGACGGCATTTTTTACTTCCGGGTTGTTCATGATGATGGGGATCACCTCTTTTTCTGTTCCGATAACCATTTAATTTCTCCTTATTTATTGGAAACGGTCGATTTTGACCGGCTAGGCGTGATGAACCTCGATGTCATTCATCGCCTGATCCATGTAGACGCCGATGTCCTCTTCGCTGCCCATTTGCAGAACGGTTGAGAGCACGACCTGCGCATTTGAATAATCCATCTCGCGAATCAGCTTCTTGATCATCGGGATGGCCGAAGGGCTCATGCTCAGCCGATTGGCCCCCATTGCGGCAAAGAGAAACGCGCATTTCGGATTGGCGGCCGCTTCCCCGCAAATGCTGATTTCCTTGCCGGCATCCGTGCATGCCTGAATGACCGTGTTGATTAAGGAAAGCACCGCCGGATGAAGTGGATTATAAAGATGAGCGACCTTGGGGTTGTTGCGGTCGACCGCGAGTGTGTACTGAATGAGGTCATTGGTTCCGATGCTGGCAAAATCGAACCGGGTCAGAAG is a window encoding:
- a CDS encoding acetoacetate--CoA ligase, whose translation is MDTLLWQPSADQIKQTNMFRFMTLVNEKYGRHFTDYSGLYDWSIRNISDFWATFWEFAPINFSTPYTQVIDDVKKMPGAKWFSGARLNFAENLLRYRDDQTALIFKGEDQPATRMSYAALYDEVARLAKAMKDCGVVAGDRVVGFLPNMPQAIIAMLAATSMGAVWSSCSPDFGIKGVLDRFGQIRPKILFTANGYSFKGKKIDSLGRIADILKALPSIEKVVVVPYTEASADIRRVPHAVHYRDFLSDQSELAIPFAQLPFDHPLYIMYSSGTTGLPKCMVQCAGGILIHHMKELMLHTDLKRRDTIFYFTTCGWMMWNWLTSALSVGATLVLFDGNPFHPHSGALWEMAQTEKVTVFGTSAGYLSALKKTGVLPGKTYDLSPLRAILSTGSPLSMDGFEFVYEHIKQDLQLASISGGTDLNGCFALGNPMGPVYAGELQCRGLAMKVEAFDEDGTPVTNRQGELVCSAPFPSMPIYFWDDPDGEKYHRAYFDVYPGIWRHGDYIEINDHGGVTIYGRSDATLNPGGVRIGTADIYRQVEQLDEIADSVVIGQPWKDDVRVVLFVKLTTDAVLDDALKKKIIATIRDNVSPRHVPSKIIQVPDIPYTLNMKKVELAVRQVVLGQPVKNKAALSNPQVLDHFANIEALQMD
- a CDS encoding adenosine-specific kinase — translated: MELKTVTINNPKGLNLILGQSHFIKTVEDIYEAMVNAVPGVKFGIAFCEASDARLVRYAGTDDELVALARENAFSLSAGHSFIVFMKDIFPINVLNAVKAVPEVCRIFCATANPLEVIIAQTAQGRGIMGVIDGFSAAGIETDEDIGKRKQLLRTIGYKQ
- a CDS encoding cupin domain-containing protein — its product is MVIGTEKEVIPIIMNNPEVKNAVMKVLIGPKEGWGDYVMRVLELGKDGYTPKHVHAWPHINYVIEGKGVLHMDGTDTPVEAGAYAYVPADSLHQYKNIGEGVFRFICIVPKEGHMA